A single window of Fibrobacter sp. UWH6 DNA harbors:
- a CDS encoding ATP-binding protein: MNSNYKNDAENYTKSTLDRLNSETAYATKQESKLSFLNIKIIEYWIRFIRNYPNGDMSRFLDVYLDDEYRCFLLKQVYETCSSMEFLDKTNIYVNMNPMPLRDALKRFNETKDGKLSNSIISTFIIKPPDHSVKGLMGEAVKRCAYSRVNEGFNPEDISFKSALELKKIFNLSNEALELVLYLWLKDHRNMFFKLYRSYGEERDSNFDPHTRGTFERVLMLTGLNIETLHKLCSEDSPLVKFKIIGTLDNSDDNVPDNTVCQKELYLNKDISDFLYGFSTNAKILNFKEASKPVVSFSQICKQNSKALYVMEFLKKHFECSKDKPLHILFYGREGTGKTELAKVLASELGMRLLDVGMGDENMDNMTRLNNRIRSLLMADWECQKDGGFILMDEADQVLNCAEKGYLNILFENIKTPIIWITNSMNSVTNSTRRRFNYALEFSSFGKEERLSIWKSVLKANDAECMLTADQLKSIAEEIPVMAGTATLAIQQAKLLKNNSAFDVVREVATAHAKLLDIPISARKKSASSHLYNTEFIHFDDETFDLHAIEPMLKNFNEMWKKSIDSGTQENVNILLYGPPGTGKTAFVEYIASILMGRELVVKRTSDILGRYVGETEKGIRDAFEEAEKTQSILFLDEADSLLESRQSAEKHWEITQVNEFLCQMENFNGLFIAATNNLFALDLAIRRRFQMKIGFGYMNQKQIELAWRTFFGEIPCCAKCVVCPRDISEKTNLTISDFASIKRKIRYMPNDSLSLNLISEMMTEEIACKDEHRGRRLGF, encoded by the coding sequence ATGAACTCAAACTACAAAAATGACGCAGAAAACTATACAAAAAGCACCTTAGATAGGCTTAATTCAGAAACCGCTTATGCAACCAAGCAAGAATCCAAGCTTAGCTTTTTAAACATCAAGATTATAGAGTACTGGATTCGTTTTATCCGAAACTATCCAAATGGTGATATGTCAAGATTCCTTGACGTGTACCTGGATGATGAATATCGCTGCTTTTTACTCAAGCAGGTCTACGAGACTTGCTCTAGCATGGAGTTCCTAGACAAGACAAATATTTATGTCAACATGAATCCTATGCCTCTTAGGGATGCTTTAAAAAGGTTTAATGAAACCAAGGACGGTAAATTATCAAATTCCATTATATCGACCTTTATCATCAAACCCCCTGATCACTCGGTAAAAGGATTAATGGGGGAGGCTGTAAAAAGGTGTGCATACAGCCGTGTCAATGAAGGGTTTAATCCAGAGGACATTTCTTTCAAAAGTGCACTTGAACTCAAAAAGATTTTCAATCTTTCAAATGAAGCCTTGGAACTGGTTCTTTACCTTTGGCTTAAGGATCATAGGAATATGTTCTTTAAACTTTACCGAAGCTATGGCGAAGAACGTGATTCTAATTTTGACCCTCATACACGGGGGACTTTCGAACGTGTACTTATGTTGACTGGTTTGAACATCGAAACATTGCATAAGCTTTGTTCCGAAGACAGTCCGCTGGTTAAATTCAAGATTATCGGAACACTGGATAATAGCGATGACAACGTCCCCGATAATACTGTCTGCCAGAAAGAGCTTTACCTAAACAAGGATATTTCTGATTTTCTCTATGGTTTTTCAACCAATGCAAAGATTTTGAACTTTAAAGAGGCTTCAAAACCTGTAGTTTCTTTTAGTCAAATTTGTAAGCAGAATTCCAAGGCTCTTTATGTAATGGAATTTCTGAAAAAGCATTTTGAATGTTCAAAGGATAAGCCATTACATATTCTTTTTTATGGCCGCGAAGGTACCGGCAAGACAGAACTTGCTAAGGTGCTTGCTAGTGAGCTTGGTATGCGACTTTTGGATGTGGGTATGGGTGACGAGAATATGGACAACATGACCCGTCTAAACAATCGTATTCGTTCTTTGTTGATGGCCGATTGGGAATGTCAAAAGGATGGGGGCTTTATTCTAATGGATGAAGCAGACCAGGTTTTGAATTGTGCCGAAAAAGGGTATTTGAACATCCTTTTTGAAAACATAAAAACACCGATTATCTGGATTACCAACAGCATGAATTCCGTTACGAACAGCACTCGTAGGCGTTTTAATTACGCCCTGGAATTCAGTTCCTTTGGCAAAGAAGAACGTTTGTCCATATGGAAGTCTGTACTTAAGGCAAACGATGCGGAGTGCATGCTCACCGCTGATCAATTAAAGTCTATCGCAGAAGAAATTCCTGTAATGGCAGGCACTGCAACCTTGGCTATACAGCAGGCTAAACTTTTAAAAAACAATTCTGCTTTCGATGTGGTGCGAGAAGTCGCTACTGCCCATGCAAAACTTTTGGATATTCCTATATCTGCAAGAAAGAAATCTGCATCAAGCCATCTTTATAACACAGAGTTCATCCATTTTGATGATGAAACTTTTGATTTACACGCTATTGAGCCAATGCTCAAAAACTTCAACGAAATGTGGAAAAAATCCATAGATTCGGGAACACAAGAAAATGTAAACATTCTTCTTTATGGTCCTCCCGGTACAGGAAAAACAGCATTTGTTGAATACATCGCCTCTATATTGATGGGGCGCGAACTGGTTGTGAAACGAACCAGCGATATTTTGGGAAGATATGTGGGGGAGACCGAAAAAGGTATTCGAGATGCCTTTGAAGAGGCTGAAAAAACGCAGTCCATATTATTCTTGGACGAAGCAGACAGTCTTTTGGAAAGCCGTCAATCTGCAGAAAAGCATTGGGAAATAACTCAAGTGAATGAGTTCCTATGCCAAATGGAAAATTTCAATGGATTGTTTATTGCTGCCACAAACAATTTGTTTGCTTTGGACTTAGCAATACGCAGGCGTTTCCAAATGAAGATTGGCTTTGGGTATATGAATCAAAAGCAGATTGAACTGGCTTGGAGAACTTTCTTTGGTGAAATTCCGTGTTGTGCAAAGTGTGTTGTGTGCCCTCGGGACATTTCTGAAAAAACAAATCTAACCATAAGTGATTTTGCATCGATAAAACGAAAGATTCGTTACATGCCAAATGATTCTTTGAGTTTGAATTTGATTTCAGAAATGATGACTGAAGAAATCGCCTGCAAGGATGAACATCGTGGTAGGCGCTTGGGTTTTTAG
- the lspA gene encoding signal peptidase II, whose protein sequence is MKFYNKLPFHIAVIIFSIVSDQLTKLWALARFTNETGAPNHEIINVIGELARFQLVFNKGAAFSSRPQDLMPFLPPWLFFLLISVVAAVVLFWFYRSIDKRDYLSRLGVVMIIGGAIGNFIDRMRLQMVVDFIDCDFPDFIMTRFPTFNVADSFVTVGVALVILSPVILRKLHKQIKEEEKAAKEAKATKAE, encoded by the coding sequence ATGAAGTTCTATAACAAGTTGCCGTTCCATATTGCGGTTATCATTTTTAGTATCGTTTCTGACCAGCTTACCAAGCTGTGGGCCTTGGCCCGATTCACCAACGAAACCGGCGCTCCCAATCATGAAATCATTAACGTGATTGGCGAACTGGCCCGATTCCAGCTGGTGTTCAATAAGGGTGCCGCCTTCAGTAGCCGCCCCCAGGACCTGATGCCCTTCTTGCCGCCCTGGCTGTTCTTCTTGCTGATTTCTGTTGTGGCTGCGGTGGTGCTGTTCTGGTTCTACAGAAGCATCGACAAACGCGACTACCTGAGCCGCCTTGGTGTGGTGATGATCATCGGTGGCGCCATCGGAAACTTTATTGACCGTATGCGCCTGCAGATGGTGGTAGACTTTATCGACTGCGATTTCCCCGACTTCATCATGACAAGATTTCCCACCTTTAACGTGGCGGATTCCTTTGTGACTGTGGGCGTCGCTCTAGTGATTCTTTCTCCGGTAATTTTACGCAAACTGCATAAACAAATTAAGGAAGAAGAAAAGGCCGCCAAGGAAGCTAAGGCTACCAAGGCGGAATAA
- a CDS encoding PD-(D/E)XK nuclease family protein, with protein MDEQFLNDFFNALDDVRKKYCDINNKAEAEFNIFNILHLDTKELIHSSFIAELLNPNGSHKMGNKFLQLFYKELGLEMPNSVSVIKECSTQYGRIDIYVKCTENDSKSLIIEDKIYADDQPNQLARYHEYNPKAVLVYLTLEGRDATPNSLGRLKEDDYIKISYKQDITSWLEKCIDISKEKPLIKETIYQYAVLVKQLTGQTLLEEEKMDVAKVACCNDKRMSLVFYLLQNESAIYKLFENRLWQEIEAAAEETDLKVKKEKPLIERYAVVTFETGLDYNIVLSPQNNNFTGIVYGIQSVIDKRQLSIEKINEIRNLYKEIMNIEPMNPASFILHNYWQKYNKWTFKQYESVLNGTFKSDLKKLLNDLKICIQKIK; from the coding sequence ATGGATGAACAATTTCTTAATGATTTTTTTAATGCATTAGATGACGTCAGAAAGAAATATTGTGATATAAACAATAAAGCCGAAGCTGAATTCAACATTTTCAACATTCTTCATTTAGACACAAAAGAACTTATTCATTCCTCCTTTATTGCAGAATTACTAAATCCCAATGGCTCCCACAAGATGGGTAACAAGTTCCTGCAACTTTTCTATAAAGAACTTGGTTTAGAAATGCCAAATTCTGTGTCTGTGATTAAAGAATGCTCAACACAATATGGTCGTATTGATATTTACGTCAAATGTACAGAAAATGATTCTAAATCACTGATTATTGAAGATAAAATTTATGCAGATGATCAGCCCAATCAATTAGCTCGTTACCATGAGTATAATCCAAAGGCTGTTTTAGTGTATTTAACTTTAGAAGGAAGAGATGCAACTCCAAATAGTTTAGGCAGGTTAAAAGAAGATGATTATATAAAAATATCATATAAACAAGACATTACATCTTGGCTTGAAAAATGTATTGATATTTCAAAAGAAAAACCATTAATTAAAGAAACCATTTATCAATATGCAGTCTTAGTAAAACAGTTAACAGGCCAAACTTTATTAGAGGAGGAAAAAATGGACGTTGCAAAAGTCGCTTGTTGCAATGATAAACGAATGAGTCTTGTTTTCTATTTATTACAAAATGAAAGTGCCATATACAAACTTTTTGAAAATCGCTTGTGGCAAGAAATAGAAGCTGCTGCAGAAGAAACCGATTTGAAAGTAAAAAAAGAAAAGCCTCTAATTGAACGATATGCAGTTGTAACGTTTGAAACAGGATTAGATTATAATATTGTACTTAGTCCCCAAAACAATAATTTTACAGGAATTGTTTATGGAATACAGTCCGTAATTGACAAGCGACAATTATCTATAGAGAAAATAAACGAAATTCGAAATCTGTATAAGGAAATAATGAATATAGAGCCAATGAATCCGGCTTCATTCATTCTTCATAATTATTGGCAAAAATACAATAAATGGACATTCAAGCAATATGAGAGTGTTTTAAATGGAACTTTTAAATCTGATTTGAAAAAGTTATTGAATGATTTAAAAATTTGCATTCAGAAGATCAAGTAA
- the dnaA gene encoding chromosomal replication initiator protein DnaA, translating into MTVEWERCLSYLHGMLSDTVFKTYFAQTKLVNQTIGHAVISVPHGLDVAVYAAYKALIGVAWKEVSHDETPMEFEFQNQEAAPQPTVTAVRDESNSIFKSSIPLSSSFRFENFVPGDKAQLAFNAALSVARNPDGTQYNPLFIYGPSGLGKTHLLQSIGNYILEEDPTKRVRYLTSEDFSQQYMKCLRDQRITEMSDFYRNEVDILLIDDIQNWSGKYELQNEFFSIFNALHQGGKQIVLSSDAPATEVKNLSDRLVSRFAWGLTVDIQPPDVDTREAILHKKAEERHLEISDEVLHYLAEHIASNVRALESAIIKLTLQSSLMSHDIDMNIAQKVATEFAPNPRRRVSLDAVLRAVSNQYEVPESKLIESGRGTKEISKARQVAMFLMRECSPISLQSIGSRFGGKDHSTVVHAIKSIKKEMETDPSFARMIENLKNSIHD; encoded by the coding sequence ATGACAGTCGAATGGGAAAGATGTTTGAGCTATCTCCATGGGATGCTTTCGGACACAGTCTTCAAGACATATTTTGCTCAGACCAAGTTGGTCAACCAGACCATCGGTCACGCTGTCATTTCGGTTCCCCACGGTCTTGATGTTGCAGTCTATGCCGCCTACAAGGCACTGATCGGCGTCGCCTGGAAGGAAGTCAGCCACGACGAAACTCCCATGGAATTTGAATTCCAGAATCAGGAAGCGGCTCCCCAGCCTACCGTAACCGCCGTCCGTGACGAAAGCAACAGCATTTTCAAGTCTAGCATCCCCCTATCTAGCAGTTTCCGTTTTGAAAACTTCGTGCCTGGCGACAAGGCCCAGCTGGCATTCAACGCCGCCCTGTCTGTAGCCCGCAACCCCGACGGCACCCAGTACAATCCGCTTTTCATTTACGGCCCCTCCGGCCTGGGCAAGACCCATCTGCTCCAGTCTATCGGTAACTACATCCTGGAAGAAGACCCCACAAAGCGAGTCCGCTACCTGACTTCCGAAGACTTCTCCCAGCAGTACATGAAGTGCCTCCGCGACCAGCGCATCACCGAAATGAGCGACTTCTACCGCAACGAAGTGGATATCCTCCTGATCGACGATATCCAGAACTGGTCCGGCAAATACGAACTTCAGAACGAATTTTTCTCCATTTTCAATGCCCTGCATCAGGGCGGCAAGCAGATTGTTCTTTCTTCTGACGCTCCCGCAACCGAAGTCAAGAACCTGTCCGACCGTCTGGTCAGCCGTTTCGCCTGGGGCCTTACCGTGGACATCCAGCCCCCTGACGTCGACACTCGCGAAGCCATTCTCCACAAGAAGGCCGAAGAACGCCACCTGGAAATCAGCGACGAAGTTCTGCATTACCTGGCAGAACATATCGCCAGCAACGTCCGTGCATTGGAAAGTGCCATTATCAAGCTGACTTTGCAGTCTAGCCTCATGAGCCACGACATCGATATGAATATCGCTCAGAAGGTGGCTACCGAATTCGCACCTAACCCCCGCCGTCGCGTCAGCCTGGACGCCGTTCTCCGTGCCGTTTCTAACCAGTACGAAGTTCCCGAATCCAAGCTTATCGAATCCGGCCGCGGAACCAAGGAAATTTCCAAGGCTCGTCAGGTCGCCATGTTCCTGATGCGCGAATGCTCCCCCATCAGCCTCCAGAGCATCGGTTCCCGCTTCGGCGGCAAGGACCACTCTACCGTGGTTCATGCCATCAAGAGCATCAAGAAGGAAATGGAAACAGATCCCAGCTTCGCAAGAATGATCGAGAATCTGAAAAATTCCATTCACGACTAG
- a CDS encoding FISUMP domain-containing protein, whose product MILCPNCYAEITDATTHFCMNCKKALPLIKGCKKCHKDISFNFNYCPHCGANNQDILPPEKLEELNRIASEANKVSSEFTDPRDGRTYKTVIIGNQEWMAENLAFVVEGANPYNNSSEKATTYGLLYTWEQAKLAVPEGFRLPTREDFVELENFCQKSTGLQAGTALKSNTEHWCETGMLGTRIPGQDSFGFKALPAGSQSSLKVFNYLNNYAYFWTDEEKDQEKAYFRHLSYYNETFAELSSNKNCKFSVRAIKIK is encoded by the coding sequence ATGATTTTATGCCCCAACTGTTATGCCGAGATTACTGACGCCACAACTCATTTCTGTATGAATTGTAAAAAGGCGCTCCCCTTGATCAAGGGCTGCAAGAAATGCCATAAGGATATTTCCTTCAATTTCAACTACTGCCCCCATTGTGGAGCCAACAACCAGGATATTCTCCCGCCCGAAAAGTTGGAAGAGCTCAACCGTATCGCCAGCGAAGCCAACAAGGTTTCCAGTGAATTTACCGACCCCCGTGACGGCCGCACCTACAAGACGGTCATCATCGGCAACCAGGAATGGATGGCAGAGAATCTCGCATTCGTGGTAGAAGGCGCCAACCCGTACAACAACAGTTCCGAAAAGGCGACCACCTACGGCCTGCTGTACACCTGGGAACAGGCAAAGCTTGCCGTACCCGAAGGCTTCCGCCTCCCCACCCGCGAAGATTTTGTCGAACTGGAAAACTTCTGTCAGAAGAGCACGGGCCTGCAGGCAGGTACAGCCCTAAAGTCCAACACAGAGCACTGGTGCGAAACCGGCATGCTTGGGACACGTATTCCCGGCCAGGACTCATTCGGATTCAAGGCATTGCCCGCAGGATCCCAGAGCAGCCTTAAGGTCTTCAACTATCTGAACAATTACGCCTACTTCTGGACCGACGAAGAAAAGGACCAGGAAAAGGCATACTTTAGACATTTGAGTTACTACAACGAAACCTTCGCCGAACTATCGTCAAACAAGAATTGCAAGTTCAGCGTCCGCGCCATCAAAATCAAGTAA
- the guaA gene encoding glutamine-hydrolyzing GMP synthase produces MKNVDTIAVLDFGGQYAHLIANRVRRLGVFTEIHSPNCDVSELEGVKGIIYSGGPSSVYAADAPEYNPEILNLPVPKLGICYGHQLIAQQLGGHVEPGKVKEYGIADLIVGDEKCPILKDLPKASPMWMSHGDQVTKLPEGYRIVASTKDCEIAAVAFDERKIYGIQFHPEVTHSKFGMKLLENFIDITGAEKTWNMKSYLPLITARIQEQVKDRKVFLLVSGGVDSTVAFVLLNRVLGPEKVLGLHVDNGMMRLGESQKIMDFLKAEGMNNLQIRDASEHFLAKLKGVTAPETKRGIIGKEFLVVKDEEMAKLNLDPNQWMMAQGTIYPDTIESGGTKNADKIKTHHNRVQEVLDLMEKGLVLEPLADLYKDEVRALGEELGIPHNLVWRHPFPGPGLGVRLLCSDGVLTDDMVKFEDVKDSQGGSLADYLKANNISGRMLPIKSVGVQGDGRTYAQPFLLTTAGLSWKDCEKFSTELANRFKAINRVIYQIGTVADEDPKLVEQYATRENFDTLRKFDDICTTFLQENKLYEEIWQMPVVSVPLRTAGKPCIVMRPVNSTEAMTANFAEIDQGMLAGLWRKFEAEGAGSLWYDVTHKPPGTIEWE; encoded by the coding sequence ATGAAGAATGTAGATACTATTGCCGTTCTTGATTTTGGTGGCCAGTATGCCCACCTGATCGCAAATCGTGTCCGCCGCCTCGGCGTTTTCACCGAAATTCATTCCCCAAACTGCGACGTTTCCGAACTGGAAGGCGTCAAGGGAATCATCTATTCCGGTGGCCCCTCCAGCGTTTATGCAGCCGACGCTCCGGAATACAATCCCGAAATCTTGAACCTGCCGGTGCCCAAGCTGGGTATCTGCTACGGTCATCAGCTTATCGCCCAGCAGCTGGGTGGTCACGTTGAACCGGGCAAGGTAAAGGAATACGGCATCGCCGACCTGATTGTTGGCGACGAAAAGTGCCCGATTTTGAAGGACCTGCCCAAGGCCTCCCCCATGTGGATGAGTCATGGCGACCAGGTGACCAAGCTGCCCGAAGGCTACCGCATCGTGGCAAGCACCAAGGACTGCGAAATCGCAGCCGTCGCTTTCGACGAACGCAAGATCTACGGCATTCAGTTCCACCCCGAAGTGACCCACAGTAAGTTCGGCATGAAGCTTCTCGAAAACTTCATCGACATTACCGGCGCTGAAAAGACCTGGAACATGAAGAGCTACCTGCCCCTCATCACCGCCCGTATCCAGGAACAGGTGAAGGACCGCAAGGTGTTCCTCCTGGTGTCTGGCGGTGTGGACTCCACGGTGGCATTCGTTCTCCTGAACCGCGTGCTGGGCCCCGAAAAGGTTCTTGGCCTCCACGTGGATAACGGCATGATGCGTCTGGGTGAATCCCAGAAGATCATGGACTTCCTCAAGGCCGAAGGCATGAACAACCTTCAGATCCGCGACGCCAGCGAACACTTCCTGGCAAAGCTCAAGGGCGTTACCGCTCCTGAAACCAAGCGCGGCATCATCGGTAAGGAATTCCTTGTCGTCAAGGACGAGGAAATGGCCAAGCTGAACCTTGACCCCAACCAGTGGATGATGGCCCAGGGTACCATTTACCCCGATACCATCGAATCCGGTGGCACCAAGAATGCAGACAAGATCAAGACCCACCACAACCGCGTCCAGGAAGTTCTGGACCTGATGGAAAAGGGCCTTGTGCTGGAACCGCTGGCCGACCTCTACAAGGATGAAGTCCGTGCCCTGGGCGAAGAACTGGGCATTCCCCACAACCTTGTATGGCGTCACCCCTTCCCGGGTCCGGGTCTGGGCGTCCGTCTGCTTTGCAGCGATGGCGTCCTGACCGACGACATGGTCAAGTTTGAAGACGTGAAGGACTCTCAGGGCGGCTCCTTGGCCGACTACCTGAAGGCAAATAACATTTCTGGCCGCATGCTCCCCATCAAGAGCGTTGGCGTTCAGGGCGATGGCCGTACCTATGCACAGCCGTTCCTGCTGACGACCGCTGGTCTCTCCTGGAAGGACTGCGAAAAGTTCTCCACCGAACTTGCAAACCGCTTCAAGGCCATCAACCGCGTAATCTATCAGATCGGTACCGTGGCCGATGAAGACCCGAAGCTTGTGGAACAGTACGCCACCCGCGAGAACTTCGATACTCTGCGTAAGTTCGACGACATCTGCACCACCTTCCTGCAGGAAAACAAGCTGTACGAAGAAATCTGGCAGATGCCTGTGGTATCCGTTCCGCTGCGCACCGCAGGCAAGCCCTGCATCGTGATGCGCCCGGTGAACTCCACCGAAGCCATGACCGCCAACTTCGCAGAAATTGACCAGGGCATGCTTGCAGGTCTCTGGCGCAAGTTCGAAGCAGAAGGCGCCGGCTCCCTCTGGTACGACGTCACCCACAAGCCCCCCGGAACCATTGAATGGGAGTAA
- a CDS encoding WYL domain-containing protein, protein MADYKKCERQIQILIQFLTKPKQSFSVSQMMHAMGLSEAERRNVQRDMNDLVNQPNNLVISEGRGAHKTYKTGLNVMDKLELPNFEEVLLQFVFLQRIMNIYPGTADLIKDLLERIQKNLPYKQRDRLEEVYRDISSRVLFMGMQPDIDETANEKLNTILKAIRTHHEIHTHYENTYGEEIISDRVPLMMVLYQNEIYIGCVSHGDPLHVYAIKLRRIISVDIIQKTFVENNASLEALRKKVRDLSLFDREPGTEKIELTFPLLSRKYVEERPYHRSMVIKERKGMLHVTMEVNVNSQLVQWILFHTENGVNVVKPDSLKKRLLEIGQTLVGKYEDN, encoded by the coding sequence ATGGCTGATTACAAAAAATGCGAAAGACAAATTCAGATACTTATTCAATTTCTGACAAAGCCGAAGCAAAGCTTTTCGGTGAGTCAGATGATGCATGCCATGGGATTGTCCGAAGCGGAACGACGTAACGTTCAGCGCGATATGAACGACCTGGTCAATCAGCCAAATAACCTTGTGATAAGCGAAGGCCGCGGTGCTCACAAGACCTATAAAACGGGCCTTAATGTTATGGACAAGCTGGAACTCCCCAACTTTGAAGAAGTCTTGCTCCAGTTTGTATTTTTGCAGCGAATAATGAACATTTACCCGGGAACGGCGGACCTTATAAAGGACCTGCTTGAACGTATACAGAAGAACCTACCCTATAAACAGCGTGATAGATTGGAGGAAGTATACAGGGACATCAGTTCCAGGGTACTTTTTATGGGCATGCAGCCGGATATTGATGAGACAGCCAACGAAAAACTGAATACGATCCTTAAGGCAATACGCACCCACCACGAAATCCACACCCATTACGAAAACACCTATGGTGAAGAGATTATTTCTGACAGGGTGCCTTTAATGATGGTTCTGTACCAGAATGAAATCTACATCGGGTGCGTTAGTCATGGAGACCCGTTGCATGTGTATGCCATTAAGCTACGCCGCATTATTTCGGTTGATATTATTCAAAAGACCTTTGTGGAGAACAATGCTTCTTTAGAAGCTCTTCGTAAAAAAGTTCGAGACCTTTCGTTGTTTGACCGTGAACCCGGTACCGAAAAAATAGAGCTGACCTTCCCTCTGCTTTCCCGTAAATACGTAGAGGAGCGCCCTTATCATAGATCTATGGTTATTAAGGAGCGTAAGGGCATGCTACACGTAACCATGGAAGTCAATGTCAATTCCCAACTGGTGCAATGGATCCTTTTCCATACAGAAAATGGCGTAAACGTGGTAAAGCCAGATTCATTAAAAAAGAGACTGCTCGAAATCGGGCAGACTCTTGTGGGAAAATATGAGGATAATTAG
- a CDS encoding squalene/phytoene synthase family protein has translation MSNILDQAGMGEAVLTGKEAWAYSEDILLKVSRTFALNINVLKGKLHKSILLAYLYLRIADTVEDDPDMVASEKEVILEKFAKIFRSAELREEAVSEFEGSLPASWRARATEPYFDLCLHTHVVVPLLKELPEVYAAPVRDVTVEMCGGMAKFAKRQEAALSSGWFTLESVGDLDEYCYYVAGIVGKLLTHLFAADTCLISDARKAEMQKLDVSFGLALQVANIVKDCREDSERRVCFVPEEICRRHGFAHSYDMFVGEAGSAPAAGSAPAAGSAGSADFEKRRAAVMGELVQKAWCHLDDAIAYTKLIPNIKMRTRLFCLWPLFMAAENMKLIGDGSAIFASDKKVKISRDTVKQIVKSTMKHFYSDKWIDRKFKEVRT, from the coding sequence ATGTCTAACATTCTCGACCAGGCTGGTATGGGCGAGGCTGTGCTGACCGGTAAGGAGGCATGGGCCTATTCCGAAGACATCCTGCTGAAGGTATCCAGGACGTTCGCCCTGAACATTAATGTCTTGAAGGGTAAGCTGCACAAGAGCATCTTGCTTGCCTACCTGTATCTGCGAATTGCCGATACGGTAGAAGACGATCCTGATATGGTTGCCTCGGAAAAGGAAGTCATACTGGAAAAGTTCGCCAAGATTTTTAGATCCGCTGAACTGCGTGAAGAGGCCGTTTCTGAATTCGAGGGTTCTTTGCCGGCCAGCTGGCGTGCCCGCGCTACGGAACCTTATTTTGATCTGTGCCTGCATACCCATGTGGTGGTTCCCCTGCTCAAGGAACTGCCCGAAGTCTATGCCGCTCCGGTCCGTGATGTGACTGTTGAAATGTGCGGTGGTATGGCCAAGTTTGCCAAGCGTCAGGAAGCCGCCCTCAGCTCCGGCTGGTTCACTCTGGAATCCGTTGGCGATCTGGATGAATACTGCTACTATGTTGCAGGTATCGTCGGCAAGTTGCTGACTCACCTTTTTGCCGCAGACACCTGCCTGATTAGCGACGCCCGCAAGGCCGAAATGCAGAAGCTGGATGTTAGCTTCGGCCTGGCCCTGCAGGTTGCAAATATCGTAAAGGACTGCCGCGAAGATTCTGAACGCCGCGTGTGCTTTGTTCCCGAAGAAATCTGCCGCAGGCACGGTTTTGCCCATAGCTACGACATGTTCGTGGGCGAGGCCGGTTCCGCTCCCGCTGCAGGATCCGCTCCCGCTGCAGGATCCGCAGGATCTGCCGACTTCGAAAAGCGTCGTGCTGCCGTCATGGGTGAGCTGGTGCAGAAGGCCTGGTGTCATCTGGATGATGCCATCGCCTATACCAAGCTGATTCCCAACATCAAGATGCGTACCCGCCTGTTCTGCCTGTGGCCCCTGTTCATGGCCGCCGAAAACATGAAGTTGATCGGCGACGGCTCCGCCATCTTCGCAAGCGACAAGAAGGTGAAGATTTCCCGCGATACCGTCAAGCAGATTGTGAAGTCCACCATGAAGCATTTCTACAGCGATAAGTGGATCGACCGAAAGTTTAAAGAGGTTCGAACCTAA